TTTCGGATGTCAATTTTTTCTTTTTTTCTTTTATCGGATTACTCTTTGCTCTCTATCGTCCTGCATGGGTATTCCTCTTGTTGGTAGGCATGTTGCCATACGAAATTATCGATCTCATGCCCCTTGGATATGGCAACTTTTCTCTTCGTCCCTATCAGTGGCTCGTTGTTCTCCTCTCGTTCTCTCTTGTTATTCGATATTTCTTGAAACGTTTCCCTGTAGAGAAATTCACACCTCGTATCTGGGATTTCAGTATTCTCGTCGTTGGTATGAGCGCGTTTTTATCAGCAAGCATGAGTACACAGCCCGCTACGGCATTCAAACTGTCTCTCATCTTGCTTTCATTTATTCTTTTTTATTTCATCACACGACTTTTCATCCGATCGCTCGATGATGGAACGACTCTCCTTCCATTCATTCTTTCTTCTTTCCTTGTCGTGAGTATCTATGCTCTCGTCCAAAACATTTTTTTCTTAAATGGTATTGAAAGTAATGAGGTGATGCCCGGTCGACCCAATGCTACGTTCTCTGAAGCAGATTGGCTCGGAGGATATCTCTCGACCCTTCTTGTACTTCTCTCCGCCCTCATTCTCTTTTTTGAAAATCGTTTATCAGATACTTCATTCCGAATTCTCAGATATATTTTTTCTTTTTTGCTTTTCATTGGTGCGATCGCACTTCTTCTCTCGGTCAGTCGTAGCGCATGGCTCGCCACTTTTGCTGGTATTAGTACTCTCGTGATCCTTTTTCTCAAACAAAACCAATTCTTTCAAGCAGTGAAGACGTATAATCGAGATATCCTCTTACGTTTGGCAAGAACAGGACTTTTGATTGTCCTTCCTTTTATCGTGGCACTCCTTATCATCTCTCTCCTCCGATTGAGTCCATTCGATCTCCTCGATCGTAGTAGAAGCACTGCTACTGGTGAACAGAAAATCACTGTAGCTTGTCCATCTGAGACGATACTCCCTGCAAAAATTGCCTCTACCGAAGAATTGATATCGTATGGTTGCGCGCATATTCGTCTCGAAGAAATCGAGTCAAAGAAGAATGCAGGGAAATACGTGACAGAAATTTTCCGCAATGATCCCAACGTCCATATCCGCGCCAGTATTTATGTTCGAGTTTTTCAAATACTCAAAGAACATCCTTACTTCGGTATCGGACTTGGAAACATCTCTTCTTTCCTTGGAACAGATGAGAGGGGTACAGGACTCAATGCGAGCAATATATTTCTCGAAATATGGCTTGGTACTGGAATAGTCGGATTCGTTGCTTTTTTGTTCTTCTGGTGTGGTTTGTTATGGCAAGGAATCCTGAGTCATTTTAGGAAAATATCGTCACTTCTTTTCTTCCTTCTGCCTCTCTGGGTTACACTAACCGTTTTTAATTTTTTCAATTCTGGACTCATGCTTGGTTTCTTTTTCTTTTTCCTCGCTCTCTTGCCAGTTCTTGATTCACGAACAGATAAAAATATATGATCATTGCCATCGATATCCGTCTTTTAGGAAAAAAACGCACTGGTGATGAAGCGGTCTTTTTTCATCTAACAAAAGAGTTGCTCAAGAAAGATGCTTTTGATGTGACCTCCTATCGACTCCTCACTGACGAAACAGACACCACAAAAATAGCGACTCTTTATGCTCGTCTCGAATGCATCGGACAAAAAAATGTCACTATCCTTTCATTGCCAACACCAAACCGTTTCACTTGGAATGCTTTCACACTTCCGAAATATCTCTTCCATAACAAGGTGGATGTTTTTCATACACAATATATCCTCCCGTATTTTGTTCCAAAAAGGACAAAAATCGTCACACACATCCATGATGTTTCGTTCTGTGTCTATCCAAAACTGATTGGATTCGTTGATCGATTTTTTCTTTCAATTCTCATTCCGCGATCACTTCGAAAGGCGACACATATCATCACGCCTTCACAGTTTACGAAAGACGAAGTCATAAAGTATTACGGC
This DNA window, taken from Candidatus Moraniibacteriota bacterium, encodes the following:
- a CDS encoding O-antigen ligase family protein; this translates as MFFQFFTSLGWSSNKWSLLFLNTFAGALLIVLSHSTAFPLSDVNFFFFSFIGLLFALYRPAWVFLLLVGMLPYEIIDLMPLGYGNFSLRPYQWLVVLLSFSLVIRYFLKRFPVEKFTPRIWDFSILVVGMSAFLSASMSTQPATAFKLSLILLSFILFYFITRLFIRSLDDGTTLLPFILSSFLVVSIYALVQNIFFLNGIESNEVMPGRPNATFSEADWLGGYLSTLLVLLSALILFFENRLSDTSFRILRYIFSFLLFIGAIALLLSVSRSAWLATFAGISTLVILFLKQNQFFQAVKTYNRDILLRLARTGLLIVLPFIVALLIISLLRLSPFDLLDRSRSTATGEQKITVACPSETILPAKIASTEELISYGCAHIRLEEIESKKNAGKYVTEIFRNDPNVHIRASIYVRVFQILKEHPYFGIGLGNISSFLGTDERGTGLNASNIFLEIWLGTGIVGFVAFLFFWCGLLWQGILSHFRKISSLLFFLLPLWVTLTVFNFFNSGLMLGFFFFFLALLPVLDSRTDKNI